The region TCATATTGATGATGTGTTTTTTTGTACCGCCCGTACATTCACAGGCGGTAAAGAGCGCGGCAGTGTGACAGAACTTACATTAAAGCCGGACGGTCTGTGGCTGCCGGATACCGGCCTGCGCAACGGCCGCACAACCGGTCAGGCCCTGCAGGTGGTGGATATATGGTAATGCGACAGGTTCAGCAGGCAGTGGCGCGGGCGCTTTCCACCATACGCCTTGCCTTCAGGGCGCGGCTTACCGGCTTGGACACCGCCCCGCGTGTTCAGCTGGTGCAGGCCGATGCGCTGGCGGGTGAACGCCTGCAGGCGGCAGAGCTGTTTCAGCATTTCGGGTTTACCAGCGCTCCGCCGGAAGGCACCCAGCTGATTGTCCTGCCTCTGGGCGGTCGTACCGCCCACAGCGTTATTGTGGCCACAGAACACGGCAACTACCGCATGGACGTTACACAGGGCGAGGCCTGTATCTACAACCAGTGGGGGGCGCGCATCCATCTGAAGAAAGACCGCATAATAGAAGCCGACTGCGACCACTTCCGCATCAATGCGGCCCAAAGCATCACCATGCAGACAAAGTCATGGCAGGCCACGGCGACTGAGGGCACAACCTTTGCCAGCCCCACGCTGGCCTTCGGCGGCATGGACGGTGAACAGGCGCAGGCCAGCATAAATGCCCACATAAACACAACCGGCGACATAACCTCGCAGGGAGATCATGTCGCCGGTGGCATAAGCCAGAGGCATCACCGCCATCAGGGGGATTCCGGCGGGACTACCGGGGAACCTGAGTAATTTTATCGATCAGCTATATCACTAACCGCAAGGTCAAAGTTCGGGCCGCGCATAATCACATCACCCTTGTGCATAAT is a window of Oleidesulfovibrio alaskensis DSM 16109 DNA encoding:
- a CDS encoding phage baseplate assembly protein V, with protein sequence MRQVQQAVARALSTIRLAFRARLTGLDTAPRVQLVQADALAGERLQAAELFQHFGFTSAPPEGTQLIVLPLGGRTAHSVIVATEHGNYRMDVTQGEACIYNQWGARIHLKKDRIIEADCDHFRINAAQSITMQTKSWQATATEGTTFASPTLAFGGMDGEQAQASINAHINTTGDITSQGDHVAGGISQRHHRHQGDSGGTTGEPE